In Aegilops tauschii subsp. strangulata cultivar AL8/78 chromosome 3, Aet v6.0, whole genome shotgun sequence, one genomic interval encodes:
- the LOC109739228 gene encoding uncharacterized protein, translating into MVVWSSLRMDLVRKVGDSLLATSDVVSYLDMRTVCHNWRVAIPKPPPLSGVVDRFRPRDWVMLDQEKPADRVDDVEPWPWSHDHDAGRLFLQLSTGRFLRLRVPQLEYDKNILVGTSDGLLVLGGSMGLHPARLLNPFTGDMLPFAAPIPQESMVLTAVAGSSSSPMLLFSFRDECHCERREVVYCADATSPLCQVQLEGFHVSVLSYAGHLYTVEYEGGVYKVVGTPPHYHAELIAQSSDNYAGDYFLVESAGELLVVSRRHKRVQVFRVDIERKLLKPVSNIGSRALFLGARCLSVDADKLPSVFGNCIYYLDPQLSEVRANINMYDLGTRKLERFPFEYEDHSVRSSPIRPFSIVQTLLDYCGAVPNICAQIADLKRW; encoded by the coding sequence ATGGTAGTGTGGTCGTCTCTTCGCATGGATCTCGTCCGCAAGGTCGGCGACTCGTTGTTGGCCACCAGCGACGTCGTCTCCTACCTGGACATGAGGACCGTCTGCCACAACTGGCGAGTTGCCATCCCAAAGCCGCCTCCACTGTCCGGGGTGGTCGACCGTTTTCGCCCGCGCGACTGGGTGATGCTCGACCAGGAGAAGCCAGCGGATCGCGTGGACGACGTGGAGCCCTGGCCTTGGTCTCACGACCACGACGCGGGCCGTCTCTTCCTCCAGCTCTCCACGGGGCGCTTCCTCCGCCTCCGTGTTCCGCAGCTCGAGTACGACAAAAACATCCTGGTCGGTACCTCCGACGGTCTCCTCGTCCTAGGCGGAAGCATGGGCCTGCACCCTGCTCGTCTCCTCAACCCCTTCACCGGCGACATGCTCCCTTTCGCTGCGCCGATTCCTCAGGAAAGCATGGTGCTCACTGCTGTGGCCGGCTCTAGCTCTAGCCCCATGCTTCTCTTCTCGTTTCGAGATGAGTGCCACTGCGAGAGGAGAGAAGTGGTTTACTGTGCTGATGCCACCAGCCCTCTCTGCCAGGTGCAGTTAGAAGGCTTCCATGTAAGCGTACTTTCCTATGCCGGTCACTTATACACGGTCGAATACGAGGGAGGTGTATACAAGGTTGTGGGCACGCCGCCGCACTATCACGCTGAGCTGATTGCCCAGTCATCTGACAACTACGCCGGTGACTACTTCCTGGTCGAGTCTGCAGGAGAACTGCTAGTTGTAAGTCGCCGACACAAAAGGGTGCAAGTTTTCAGGGTCGACATTGAGCGGAAACTGCTAAAACCTGTGAGCAACATTGGCAGCCGGGCGCTCTTCCTCGGTGCTAGGTGCCTTTCAGTCGATGCCGATAAGCTGCCATCCGTGTTCGGAAACTGCATATACTACCTTGATCCTCAATTATCAGAAGTACGTGCCAACATCAACATGTATGATCTTGGCACCAGAAAGCTAGAGAGGTTCCCATTCGAGTATGAAGATCATTCAGTCAGATCAAGCCCGATCCGTCCTTTCAGCATTGTTCAGACGCTCCTTGATTACTGTGGTGCCGTTCCTAACATATGTGCTCAAATTGCAGATCTGAAACGTTGGTAA
- the LOC109739231 gene encoding uncharacterized protein isoform X1 translates to MAIRLLSRQNLRKLAASFTLLNPSQKILLSPPPPAHSHCRSDAISPSKCLSPFYPSMYSRGVRWASYESVNLVLSDDGKPKFEIEEVEPSKKGRFLTKRRLKLQRKREKRKRKEANKNDPRRIRPKGKKIKQKFPTPEARLKYKIEKSKLKEAMLVEKLKRYEVAKAEGPVAKPDDLDGEERFYLKKVSQKKSNYVPIGRRGVFGGVILNMHLHWKKHETVKVICKPCKPGQIQEYANEIARLSGGVPINVIGNDTIVFYRGKDYVQPEVMSPIDTLSKKKALEKSKYEQSLETVRRFIAISEKELELYYRHVALYGKPQPQNADLAHGGGIQASSLETEDMKHGKDQAFSDVDIMDTSESDEEHDSSSESDANDVATGDATDSPEDTDVSDHQLF, encoded by the exons ATGGCGATCCGTCTCCTGTCGCGTCAAAATCTGAGGAAGCTGGCTGCTTCCTTCACACTCCTTAATCCATCCCAGAAGATACTGCTTTCACCTCCCCCTCCTGCTCACAG TCATTGCAGATCTGATGCTATTTCCCCTAGCAAATGCTTAAGCCCCTTTTACCCGTCTATGTATTCACGGGGTGTTAGATGGGCTAGCTATGAATCAGTGAATCTGGTTTTGTCTGATGATGGGAAACCCAAGTTTGAGATTGAGGAGGTGGAGCCTTCGAAGAAGGGGAGGTTTTTAACAAAGAGGCGTTTGAAGCTTCAGAGGAAGCGGGaaaagaggaagaggaaggaggcCAATAAAAACGATCCACGCCGTATCAGACCCAAGGGGaaaaaaataaaacagaaatTTCCTACACCTGAAGCTCGGCTCAAATACAAGATCGAGAAG TCCAAATTAAAAGAAGCTATGTTGGTTGAGAAGCTAAAGAGGTATGAGGTTGCGAAAGCTGAAGGCCCCGTCGCCAAACCAGACGATCTTGATGGTGAGGAAAGATTTTATTTGAAGAAAGTTTCACAGAAAAAGTCAAACTATGTCCCGATTGGAAGGCGAGGAGTATTTGGGGGTGTAATTCTGAACATGCATTTGCACTGGAAGAAACATGAGACTGTCAAGGTCATCTGTAAGCCCTGCAAACCAGGGCAAATCCAGGAGTATGCAAATGAGATAGCTCGGCTTAGTGGTGGTGTCCCTATTAATGTTATTGGAAATGACACCATAGTCTTCTACCGAGGAAAGGACTATGTTCAACCAGAAGTCATGTCACCAATTGATACACTGTCAAAGAAAAAG GCACTTGAAAAATCAAAATATGAACAATCGCTGGAGACAGTTCGGCGTTTCATCGCAATCTCTGAAAAGGAGCTCGAACTATACTATCGGCATGTTGCACTCTATGGAAAACCACAACCCCAGAATGCTGATCTGGCTCATGGTGGTGGTATCCAAGCTTCTTCACTGGAAACAGAGGATATGAAGCACGGAAAGGATCAAGCTTTCTCTGATGTTGACATCATGGATACATCCGAGTCTGATGAGGAACATGATTCTAGTAGTGAATCTGATGCCAATGATGTTGCAACTGGAGATGCTACAGACAGCCCTGAAGATACTGATGTTTCTGATCATCAGCTGTTCTAG
- the LOC109739231 gene encoding uncharacterized protein isoform X2 produces the protein MAIRLLSRQNLRKLAASFTLLNPSQKILLSPPPPAHRSDAISPSKCLSPFYPSMYSRGVRWASYESVNLVLSDDGKPKFEIEEVEPSKKGRFLTKRRLKLQRKREKRKRKEANKNDPRRIRPKGKKIKQKFPTPEARLKYKIEKSKLKEAMLVEKLKRYEVAKAEGPVAKPDDLDGEERFYLKKVSQKKSNYVPIGRRGVFGGVILNMHLHWKKHETVKVICKPCKPGQIQEYANEIARLSGGVPINVIGNDTIVFYRGKDYVQPEVMSPIDTLSKKKALEKSKYEQSLETVRRFIAISEKELELYYRHVALYGKPQPQNADLAHGGGIQASSLETEDMKHGKDQAFSDVDIMDTSESDEEHDSSSESDANDVATGDATDSPEDTDVSDHQLF, from the exons ATGGCGATCCGTCTCCTGTCGCGTCAAAATCTGAGGAAGCTGGCTGCTTCCTTCACACTCCTTAATCCATCCCAGAAGATACTGCTTTCACCTCCCCCTCCTGCTCACAG ATCTGATGCTATTTCCCCTAGCAAATGCTTAAGCCCCTTTTACCCGTCTATGTATTCACGGGGTGTTAGATGGGCTAGCTATGAATCAGTGAATCTGGTTTTGTCTGATGATGGGAAACCCAAGTTTGAGATTGAGGAGGTGGAGCCTTCGAAGAAGGGGAGGTTTTTAACAAAGAGGCGTTTGAAGCTTCAGAGGAAGCGGGaaaagaggaagaggaaggaggcCAATAAAAACGATCCACGCCGTATCAGACCCAAGGGGaaaaaaataaaacagaaatTTCCTACACCTGAAGCTCGGCTCAAATACAAGATCGAGAAG TCCAAATTAAAAGAAGCTATGTTGGTTGAGAAGCTAAAGAGGTATGAGGTTGCGAAAGCTGAAGGCCCCGTCGCCAAACCAGACGATCTTGATGGTGAGGAAAGATTTTATTTGAAGAAAGTTTCACAGAAAAAGTCAAACTATGTCCCGATTGGAAGGCGAGGAGTATTTGGGGGTGTAATTCTGAACATGCATTTGCACTGGAAGAAACATGAGACTGTCAAGGTCATCTGTAAGCCCTGCAAACCAGGGCAAATCCAGGAGTATGCAAATGAGATAGCTCGGCTTAGTGGTGGTGTCCCTATTAATGTTATTGGAAATGACACCATAGTCTTCTACCGAGGAAAGGACTATGTTCAACCAGAAGTCATGTCACCAATTGATACACTGTCAAAGAAAAAG GCACTTGAAAAATCAAAATATGAACAATCGCTGGAGACAGTTCGGCGTTTCATCGCAATCTCTGAAAAGGAGCTCGAACTATACTATCGGCATGTTGCACTCTATGGAAAACCACAACCCCAGAATGCTGATCTGGCTCATGGTGGTGGTATCCAAGCTTCTTCACTGGAAACAGAGGATATGAAGCACGGAAAGGATCAAGCTTTCTCTGATGTTGACATCATGGATACATCCGAGTCTGATGAGGAACATGATTCTAGTAGTGAATCTGATGCCAATGATGTTGCAACTGGAGATGCTACAGACAGCCCTGAAGATACTGATGTTTCTGATCATCAGCTGTTCTAG